A genomic segment from Nicotiana sylvestris chromosome 1, ASM39365v2, whole genome shotgun sequence encodes:
- the LOC104219174 gene encoding protein ALTERED PHOSPHATE STARVATION RESPONSE 1, with product MGCATSKHDDLPAVALCRERCAFLDEAIHHRYAFAEAHVAYLHSLKAVGVSLHRFFQHDLDLSTASSSDSPLSPVLNLPSHRKGGGDLPEPSSSSPPAKKAIHKHHDSHSSSGSHLHFHSDSGSEDDDSGSEALHHHHTETPTHVNNQYGQFAYADQETIGGFGAPYQVEAGGGFGAPYQVGAGGGYGAPYQVGAGGRYGAPYQVGAGGGYGAPYQVGGGGGGYMHMNFMRKQATPSVTYQQRPMSSQTVRMGEGSSSYYPYPYPNSNNPNSNYNYPEYPNYGDSFFPSSMQRPYGVSSPPLGPSRAGPSTSKPPPPPPSPPPPPSPPRSSPWDFLNPFETFENNNYPTPYTPSRDSREVREEEGIPDLEEEDFEHEVVKEVHGHQKFVPGDGGGGGENYSKAVAEEEREKQTDTESLYRGRPSGSVENEQEVEYEVRVVDKKVVDEDRNKSGGHGGNVKARAFKDDSDVVKEIQVQFERASESGNELAKMLEVGKLPHNRKHASYQVSSKMLHAITPSLSVVSSQTSTSKSAEIQIADPAASDVEGDVTSRYRNLSSTLNKLHLWEKKLYQEVKSEEKIRVLHERKSEKLKRLDQKGAEAHKVDMTRQLVRSLSTKIRIAIQVVDKISEKINKIRDEELWPQLNEFIQGLSKMWKGMLECHRNQCQAIGEAKRLDAIASHKHFSDAHLEATLELEQELLHWTLRFSCWVNAQKGYVRALNSWLMKCLLYVPEETPDGRVPFSPGRIGAPPIFVICNQWSQTIEGVSEKEVIDCMRDFATNVLQLWERDKLEMRQRMMVNKDMERKVKNLEREDQKIQKEIHALGKRIVLVSGDENGLSLNRHVVYQSDTSKNSSLQLGLRHIFEAMERFTAKTLKVYEELLQRIEEDNLA from the exons ATGGGGTGCGCAACCTCAAAGCATGATGACTTACCGGCGGTGGCACTCTGCCGTGAACGTTGCGCCTTTCTAGACGAAGCTATTCATCACCGTTACGCTTTTGCTGAAGCCCATGTAGCTTATCTTCACTCTTTAAAAGCCGTCGGGGTTTCTCTTCACCGGTTCTTCCAACATGATCTCGATCTTTCTACTGCGTCTTCCTCCGATAGTCCTCTTTCTCCGGTTCTCAATCTCCCTTCTCACCGCAAAGGTGGAGGAGACCTTCCAGAACCTTCCTCTTCTTCCCCACCAGCAAAAAAGGCAATTCACAAACATCACGATTCTCACTCTAGTTCCGGTTCCCATCTTCATTTCCATTCTGACTCCGGTTCGGAAGATGATGACTCCGGTTCAGAGGCTTTGCATCACCACCATACCGAAACCCCTACTCACGTTAATAATCAGTACGGTCAGTTCGCTTATGCTGATCAGGAAACCATAGGGGGGTTTGGAGCACCATATCAAGTCGAAGCGGGTGGCGGGTTCGGAGCACCGTATCAAGTCGGAGCTGGTGGTGGGTACGGAGCACCATATCAAGTCGGAGCTGGTGGTAGGTACGGAGCACCATATCAGGTTGGTGCGGGTGGTGGGTATGGAGCACCGTATCAAGTTGGAGGGGGTGGTGGGGGATATATGCATATGAATTTTATGAGGAAGCAGGCGACGCCATCGGTGACCTATCAACAACGGCCGATGAGTTCCCAGACTGTTCGTATGGGTGAAGGCTCTTCTTCCTATTACCCTTATCCTTATCCGAATAGCAACAACCCTAATTCTAACTACAATTACCCGGAATATCCCAATTACGGTGACAGTTTTTTCCCCTCGTCTATGCAAAGGCCGTACGGTGTTTCATCTCCGCCGCTGGGGCCGTCTAGAGCTGGGCCTTCGACTTCGAAACCGCCACCACCCCCGCCATCGCCACCACCCCCGCCATCGCCACCGAGGAGTTCACCTTGGGATTTTCTAAACCCTTTCGAGACTTTTGAGAATAATAATTACCCTACACCTTATACGCCAAGCCGAGACTCTCGAGAGGTGAGGGAAGAAGAGGGTATTCCTGATTTGGAAGAAGAGGATTTTGAGCATGAGGTTGTTAAGGAAGTTCATGGACATCAGAAGTTTGTCCCCGGCGATGGAGGGGGTGGCGGAGAGAACTATTCAAAGGCTGTGGCAGAGGAGGAGAGGGAAAAGCAAACTGATACAGAGTCGTTATACCGTGGGAGGCCAAGTGGGTCAGTTGAGAATGAGCAGGAGGTGGAGTATGAGGTGCGCGTTGTGGATAAGAAAGTGGTAGATGAGGACAGAAATAAGTCAGGGGGACATGGTGGAAATGTTAAAGCTCGTGCATTTAAGGACGATTCTGATGTTGTGAAAGAGATACAAGTTCAATTTGAGCGAGCTTCTGAATCTGGGAATGAGCTTGCCAAGATGCTCGAGGTTGGAAAGCTTCCCCACAATCGTAAGCACGCCTCCTATCAAG TTTCTTCCAAGATGTTGCATGCAATTACCCCTTCGTTATCTGTTGTCTCGTCACAAACTTCTACCTCAAAGAGTGCTGAGATTCAGATCGCTGATCCTGCTGCTTCAGATGTGGAAGGAGATGTTACTTCAAGGTACAGGAACCTTTCTTCAACATTAAACAAGTTGCACCTCTGGGAGAAGAAGCTGTATCAGGAGGTTAAG TCTGAGGAGAAGATAAGGGTACTTCATGAAAGGAAATCTGAAAAGCTAAAGCGATTAGATCAAAAGGGTGCTGAGGCTCACAAGGTTGACATGACAAGGCAATTGGTTAGAAGTCTTTCCACAAAAATTAGAATCGCGATTCAGGTTGTTGACAAGATCTCTGAGAAGATAAACAAGATTAGGGATGAAGAGTTATGGCCGCAACTGAATGAATTTATTCAGGG GTTAAGTAAAATGTGGAAAGGCATGCTTGAGTGTCATCGTAACCAATGCCAGGCTATTGGAGAAGCCAAAAGATTAGATGCCATTGCATCTCACAAACACTTCAGTGATGCACATCTCGAAGCCACTCTGGAGCTTGAACAGGAGCTTTTGCACTGGACTTTGAGATTCTCTTGCTGGGTGAATGCACAAAAAGGTTATGTGAGAGCTCTAAACTCTTGGCTCATGAAATGTCTTCTGTATGTGCCTGAAGAAACACCCGATGGAAGAGTTCCCTTCTCTCCCGGAAGGATTGGTGCTCCCCCAATTTTTGTCATTTGTAATCAGTGGTCACAAACCATTGAAGGAGTTTCTGAGAAAGAGGTTATTGACTGTATGCGAGATTTTGCAACTAATGTGCTTCAGCTCTGGGAGCGAGATAAACTGGAAATGCGGCAAAGGATGATGGTGAACAAGGATATGGAGAGAAAAGTGAAGAACCTGGAGAGAGAGGACCAGAAGATACAAAAGGAGATTCATGCACTGGGCAAAAGAATAGTACTCGTTTCTGGGGATGAAAATGGTCTCTCACTAAATAGGCATGTCGTGTACCAGAGTGACACAAGCAAAAATAGTAGTCTTCAGCTTGGCCTGAGACATATTTTTGAGGCCATGGAAAGGTTTACTGCCAAAACCTTGAAGGTTTACGAGGAGCTTTTGCAACGCATTGAAGAGGATAATCTGGCTTGA